Proteins encoded together in one Litoribrevibacter albus window:
- a CDS encoding oxidoreductase, translating into MNDPVYEGLSSFFDDSFPKKCSVCGKVYHSSQQFFAETSPPAVSNKSLKSSEEDGEVVVEAFRNCQCGSTLMDVFSNRRDTSEKGMLRRKKFEQVLHMLTEQGLEPGQAKQKLQQFLRTGESSVIQEAIKKKTSR; encoded by the coding sequence ATGAATGATCCGGTTTATGAAGGCCTGAGTTCTTTCTTTGACGATTCGTTCCCAAAGAAATGTTCCGTGTGCGGGAAAGTGTATCATTCAAGTCAGCAGTTCTTTGCTGAAACATCTCCTCCTGCAGTTTCTAATAAATCTCTAAAGAGTAGTGAAGAAGACGGTGAAGTTGTCGTAGAGGCATTTCGTAACTGTCAATGCGGAAGTACGCTTATGGACGTGTTTAGTAATCGTCGCGATACCTCGGAAAAAGGCATGCTGAGGCGGAAAAAATTTGAGCAAGTACTTCACATGTTGACGGAGCAGGGCTTGGAACCCGGTCAGGCAAAACAGAAGTTGCAACAGTTCCTCAGAACCGGTGAATCATCTGTAATACAAGAGGCAATAAAGAAAAAAACATCTCGCTAG
- a CDS encoding GNAT family N-acetyltransferase: MSQPINSSLSLALCPVLSNRLVKVRPLVSSDFEGLYAVASDPLLWAGHPAKNRYQRDIFEAWFDDALASDTALVILDQRLDRIIGSTRFYTLPSECSEVAIGYSFIARSHWGGEYNRAVKALMLNYAFQSVDRVWFHIDPDNVRSRTATQKFGAEYSRTDELDGVLYDWFELSKERWLSLES, translated from the coding sequence ATGTCTCAACCAATAAATTCGTCATTGTCATTGGCTCTTTGCCCGGTATTGAGCAATAGATTAGTAAAAGTACGACCTCTTGTTTCTTCTGATTTTGAAGGCTTGTATGCCGTTGCGTCAGATCCTCTGTTATGGGCAGGTCACCCTGCTAAAAACCGGTACCAACGAGACATTTTTGAAGCTTGGTTTGATGATGCTCTTGCTTCTGATACAGCTTTGGTGATTTTGGATCAACGTCTCGATCGAATCATAGGTTCTACTCGTTTTTATACTTTGCCGTCCGAGTGTTCTGAAGTGGCCATTGGTTACAGTTTTATCGCGCGTTCTCACTGGGGTGGAGAGTATAATCGGGCTGTTAAGGCGCTCATGCTGAACTATGCCTTTCAAAGTGTTGATCGAGTGTGGTTTCATATTGATCCTGACAATGTTCGTTCAAGAACGGCGACTCAGAAATTTGGCGCTGAATATTCTCGCACAGATGAGTTAGATGGCGTTCTTTATGATTGGTTTGAGCTTTCTAAAGAGAGGTGGCTGTCTCTTGAGAGCTAA
- a CDS encoding YoaK family protein — protein sequence MVAKLPRWVEFGAFILALNAGFINAVGLLDFEHQAVSHLSGTATLIGTQLVSSPVGIFHLIGIVLCFLLGASVSGVLLAGSSLKLGRHYDTLLFLEACLLVAAIFFLEEQSLVGHYFASAACGLQNALATKYSGAVVRTTHMTGIVTDLGIMLGAVLRGKALDRRKALLFFLILLGFVSGGALGALVFGQFYVSALLLPAVICCVLAICYRIYRSRVRR from the coding sequence TTGGTTGCTAAGCTACCGAGATGGGTTGAATTTGGTGCATTTATTTTGGCGTTGAATGCCGGCTTTATTAACGCAGTGGGTCTTCTGGACTTCGAACATCAAGCTGTTTCTCACTTGTCTGGTACAGCAACGCTGATTGGTACACAGCTAGTTAGCTCTCCTGTTGGTATTTTTCATTTAATCGGAATAGTCCTGTGCTTTCTGCTGGGTGCCTCTGTTTCCGGGGTGCTTTTGGCTGGCTCTTCTCTTAAGTTAGGCCGTCATTACGACACCTTGTTGTTCCTTGAAGCGTGTTTGTTGGTAGCGGCAATTTTCTTTCTGGAAGAGCAGTCTTTAGTCGGTCACTATTTCGCATCTGCCGCATGTGGACTTCAAAATGCCTTGGCTACTAAATACAGTGGTGCCGTTGTGCGTACAACACATATGACTGGTATCGTGACTGATCTAGGTATCATGCTTGGCGCGGTACTAAGAGGTAAGGCTTTAGATCGAAGAAAAGCACTGCTGTTTTTCCTTATTCTTTTAGGGTTTGTCTCAGGAGGCGCTTTGGGCGCACTTGTTTTCGGCCAATTTTATGTTTCTGCTCTTCTCTTGCCTGCAGTTATTTGCTGCGTATTAGCCATTTGTTATCGGATTTACCGAAGCCGTGTACGCCGATAG
- a CDS encoding cytochrome c3 family protein, translating to MTTAQHSLSSLIAGLLVSVLSFFVLSSSVYAKPAYVGDSQCRKCHIEIYQDYKHSGHPYKIQKITDKAPSYPDGTSPGVPNPPQGMGWEDISYVIGGYAWKARFMDKQGYILTGPENRQYNLANSDLDKSSHWTGYDADKGDRKPYTCGSCHTTGWIETGPEGPHQDNLEGIHGTWAQTGVTCEACHGPGSDHIKSPEKILLTTDENCGECHKRGDAQQIDASNGLIKHHEQYEDLLASPHNDLACSTCHNPHQSVKYSTDNTSITNSCLGCHKKKTVKLSNSEHQNECITCHMPRIAKSAVSKMIETKAGMIPIGDIRTHIYRITTDLTWQLFTKDGKFVQLDTKGKAHITLDRSCLTCHTDKTLEWAKTNAMQVH from the coding sequence ATGACCACCGCACAACACTCCCTCTCCTCGCTAATCGCCGGACTGTTAGTCTCAGTTCTATCTTTTTTTGTTTTATCTTCATCTGTTTATGCAAAACCAGCCTATGTGGGCGACAGCCAGTGCAGAAAATGTCATATAGAAATTTATCAAGACTATAAACACAGCGGCCATCCCTACAAAATCCAAAAGATTACAGATAAAGCGCCTAGCTATCCTGATGGCACAAGCCCTGGTGTTCCCAACCCACCTCAAGGAATGGGCTGGGAGGATATCAGCTACGTCATTGGTGGTTATGCGTGGAAAGCACGGTTTATGGATAAACAGGGCTACATTCTAACCGGACCAGAGAATCGTCAATATAACTTAGCTAACAGTGACCTCGACAAAAGCTCGCATTGGACTGGCTATGACGCAGATAAAGGTGATAGAAAGCCGTATACCTGCGGTAGCTGCCACACCACAGGGTGGATTGAAACGGGTCCTGAAGGGCCACACCAGGATAACCTTGAAGGCATTCATGGCACATGGGCTCAAACAGGTGTCACCTGTGAAGCCTGTCATGGGCCTGGAAGCGACCACATTAAATCACCAGAAAAGATACTTCTCACTACAGATGAAAATTGCGGTGAGTGTCATAAGCGAGGAGATGCCCAGCAGATCGATGCAAGCAACGGCCTAATCAAACACCACGAGCAATACGAAGACCTTCTCGCCTCACCTCATAATGACTTGGCGTGCTCTACATGTCACAACCCACATCAGAGCGTAAAATACAGTACAGATAACACGTCAATTACGAATTCCTGCCTTGGGTGCCATAAAAAGAAAACAGTGAAGCTTAGTAACTCTGAACATCAAAACGAATGCATCACCTGCCATATGCCACGAATAGCAAAATCCGCCGTATCTAAAATGATCGAGACAAAAGCCGGAATGATTCCGATAGGCGACATCCGTACGCATATTTATCGAATTACCACAGACTTAACTTGGCAATTATTTACAAAAGACGGGAAATTCGTTCAGCTGGATACCAAAGGAAAAGCTCACATTACGCTTGATAGAAGCTGCCTGACTTGCCACACAGATAAAACACTGGAGTGGGCCAAAACGAATGCTATGCAAGTACATTAA
- a CDS encoding isocitrate lyase, producing the protein MSGYQAEVQAAEVANSFPGVSAESAARMRLQNKFKTGLDVAKYTAAIMRRDMAEFDKDKTKYTQSLGCWHGFVGQQKLISIKKHFGSTERRYLYLSGWMVAALRSDFGPLPDQSMHEKTAVAGLVEELYTFLRQADARELGGLFRELDKAREAGDAAKEAEVIAAIDNHETHVVPIVADIDAGFGNAEATYLMAKQMIEAGACCLQIENQVADEKQCGHQDGKVTVPHADFHAKIRALRYAFLELGVDDGLIVARTDSEGAGLTKEIAVVKEPGDQGDVYNSFLDVEEVDVADMAEGDVVINRGGKLVRPKRLPSGLYQFRQGTGHERCVFDCIEAINAGADLLWIETAVPTVHEIKGMMDEVRKVHPDAKLVYNNSPSFNWTLNFRQQTYDAWVAEGKDVSAYDRANLMSAEYDDSELSAAADARIRTFQADTSREANVFHHLITLPTYHTTALSVDNLAKEYFGDAGMLGYVEGVQRKEIRQGIACVKHQNMAGSDLGDDHKEYYAGENALKAGGAKNTSNQFS; encoded by the coding sequence ATGTCAGGTTATCAAGCTGAAGTTCAAGCAGCAGAAGTTGCTAATTCTTTCCCAGGTGTTAGCGCTGAGTCAGCTGCTCGCATGCGCCTTCAAAACAAATTCAAGACTGGTCTAGACGTAGCTAAGTACACTGCTGCTATCATGCGTCGTGACATGGCTGAGTTTGACAAAGACAAAACTAAGTACACTCAGTCTCTAGGCTGCTGGCACGGTTTTGTTGGTCAGCAAAAACTGATCTCTATCAAGAAGCACTTCGGTTCTACTGAACGTCGTTACCTATACCTATCTGGTTGGATGGTTGCTGCTCTACGTTCTGACTTCGGTCCTCTACCTGACCAATCAATGCACGAGAAAACTGCTGTAGCTGGTCTTGTTGAAGAGCTATACACTTTCCTACGTCAAGCTGACGCTCGTGAGCTAGGTGGTCTTTTCCGTGAGCTAGACAAAGCACGTGAAGCTGGCGACGCTGCTAAAGAAGCAGAAGTTATCGCTGCTATCGACAACCACGAAACTCACGTTGTACCTATCGTAGCTGACATCGATGCTGGTTTCGGTAACGCTGAAGCGACTTACCTAATGGCTAAGCAAATGATCGAAGCGGGTGCTTGCTGCCTACAGATCGAAAACCAAGTAGCTGACGAGAAGCAATGTGGTCACCAGGACGGTAAAGTAACTGTTCCTCACGCTGACTTCCACGCGAAAATCCGTGCTCTACGTTATGCATTCCTTGAGCTAGGTGTTGACGACGGTCTAATCGTTGCTCGTACCGACTCTGAAGGTGCTGGTCTAACTAAAGAAATCGCTGTTGTTAAAGAGCCAGGCGACCAAGGTGACGTTTACAACTCTTTCCTAGACGTTGAAGAAGTTGACGTAGCTGACATGGCTGAAGGCGACGTTGTAATCAACCGTGGTGGTAAGCTAGTTCGTCCTAAGCGTCTACCTTCTGGTCTATATCAGTTCCGTCAAGGTACTGGCCATGAGCGTTGCGTATTTGACTGTATCGAAGCTATCAACGCTGGTGCTGACCTACTTTGGATCGAAACTGCAGTTCCTACTGTACACGAGATCAAAGGCATGATGGACGAAGTTCGTAAAGTTCACCCAGATGCGAAACTTGTTTACAACAACTCTCCATCTTTCAACTGGACTCTAAACTTCCGTCAGCAAACTTACGATGCATGGGTAGCAGAAGGTAAAGACGTTTCTGCATACGATCGTGCAAACCTAATGTCTGCTGAATACGACGATTCTGAATTGTCTGCAGCTGCTGATGCTCGTATCCGTACTTTCCAAGCTGATACATCTCGCGAAGCGAACGTATTCCACCACTTGATCACTCTACCGACTTACCACACTACTGCGTTGTCTGTAGACAACCTAGCTAAAGAGTACTTCGGTGATGCAGGTATGCTTGGTTATGTTGAAGGCGTTCAGCGTAAAGAGATCCGTCAAGGTATCGCTTGCGTTAAGCACCAAAACATGGCTGGTTCTGACCTTGGTGATGACCACAAAGAGTACTACGCTGGTGAGAACGCTCTTAAAGCTGGCGGTGCTAAGAACACTTCTAACCAATTCTCTTAA
- a CDS encoding M48 family metallopeptidase — translation MSHFKLDMLKIKHSKRKSIGLYVTGQGVEVRAPIGTSKAYIQQFVLSKSTWIEKQLESVQNKTNEVYQLRNGQALPILGELKTVEISLAPRSGVIEHQEKLCIHVTRMDQKRIEKVFADYLLSKAKQIIPDLVSETSAQLELSHRVKDIKFRRTKTKWGHCTHEGRLQFNWLIMMAPMKIVRSLVCHEVCHLKYLNHSEAFWKLVRTIDPDYLLSKHWLKVHGHKLSLFE, via the coding sequence ATGAGTCACTTCAAACTCGACATGCTAAAGATCAAACATAGCAAGCGTAAAAGCATCGGCTTGTACGTTACAGGCCAGGGGGTTGAAGTTCGCGCGCCGATAGGAACATCCAAAGCATATATTCAGCAATTTGTTTTAAGTAAAAGCACCTGGATAGAGAAACAGTTAGAATCTGTTCAAAACAAGACAAATGAAGTTTACCAACTGCGTAATGGTCAAGCTCTTCCTATTCTTGGCGAACTCAAAACCGTTGAAATATCATTGGCGCCTCGCAGCGGTGTTATAGAACACCAAGAAAAGTTGTGCATCCATGTAACAAGAATGGATCAAAAGCGTATTGAGAAGGTGTTCGCTGACTACCTACTATCTAAGGCCAAACAAATCATCCCTGATCTGGTTTCAGAAACCTCTGCTCAACTTGAATTAAGCCATCGAGTGAAAGACATTAAATTCCGCCGCACAAAAACCAAATGGGGTCACTGCACCCATGAAGGACGACTGCAATTCAATTGGCTGATCATGATGGCCCCTATGAAGATCGTTCGCTCTTTAGTTTGTCATGAAGTATGCCATTTAAAGTACCTGAACCACTCTGAGGCTTTTTGGAAATTAGTGAGAACCATTGATCCAGATTACCTATTGTCTAAACACTGGCTGAAAGTTCATGGTCACAAACTCTCACTATTTGAGTAG
- a CDS encoding DUF3820 family protein, producing the protein MIEKEHLVKLANQRMPFGKYQGRTIIELPEPYLLWFAKKGFPDNELGFLLSLALEIKINGQEGLIRPLKVSNS; encoded by the coding sequence ATGATCGAAAAAGAACACTTAGTTAAACTCGCCAACCAACGCATGCCATTTGGCAAATATCAAGGCCGGACCATTATTGAACTGCCAGAACCTTATTTATTGTGGTTTGCTAAGAAAGGCTTTCCAGATAACGAACTTGGCTTTTTACTTAGCCTTGCTCTTGAAATTAAAATCAACGGTCAGGAAGGTCTTATAAGACCATTAAAAGTCTCAAACTCTTAG
- a CDS encoding DUF3301 domain-containing protein — MYELTDLLLIFILLFLMLLWWQSRGSKQRAYQAARSYCHKMDVELLDQAVYLRKFWFKRDTNGTIKPWRSYYFEFSVDGNERYFGRVIMLGQQIQKIELEPHRMH; from the coding sequence ATGTACGAACTTACAGACTTGCTACTGATCTTTATTTTATTGTTCTTGATGTTGCTTTGGTGGCAATCAAGAGGCTCTAAGCAACGCGCCTATCAGGCTGCGCGTTCATACTGCCATAAAATGGATGTAGAACTCCTGGATCAAGCAGTCTACCTTCGAAAATTTTGGTTCAAGCGAGATACTAATGGCACCATAAAACCCTGGAGAAGCTACTACTTTGAATTTTCAGTGGATGGAAATGAACGTTACTTTGGCCGGGTAATAATGCTTGGCCAGCAGATTCAAAAGATCGAACTGGAACCTCACCGTATGCACTAG
- a CDS encoding HD domain-containing phosphohydrolase, with amino-acid sequence MNSPVVKSSSQIIEKVLFVDDEPQILRALKRLFKKESFECLFAESGPEALEIMDETPIDLIVSDMRMPRMNGAEFLSLAREKAPSTKSILLTGHSDITSTIEALNKGGIYRYISKPWEDEDLKRTIEEALKVKRLERERNQLLVITHKQNKKLKSFNSELESKVEERTQELNRTMGLLDKSYSELIDSYDTFIRVFSTVVSSRFQTERQRPAMVGELAGEIAEMCDLPEHICKQVAYAGLLHELGKISLPDEVLDQCESKLSDEHFKQYRKYPTVGASILMSIKGLDECARFINEHMENLDGTGFPKRLDRQEISYGAKILRIAKDFVGLQLALLFEAPRDANGAFAYIKSRSGKVYETKLVNKLHKLVGKYDLCNLAPNESAMEVMALHPGMITARDVVNNYGILLIAKGRMITEKNIEQLATIETIEECKLRILIENSSIENK; translated from the coding sequence GTGAACTCTCCTGTGGTTAAAAGCAGCTCTCAAATAATTGAAAAAGTACTTTTTGTTGATGATGAACCCCAAATTTTACGCGCACTGAAACGGCTGTTTAAGAAAGAAAGCTTTGAATGTCTCTTTGCAGAAAGTGGGCCTGAAGCTTTAGAGATCATGGATGAAACACCTATTGATCTGATTGTCTCTGACATGCGAATGCCCAGAATGAACGGTGCAGAGTTCTTGTCTCTCGCACGCGAAAAAGCGCCATCCACCAAAAGCATATTACTTACGGGTCACTCTGATATCACATCAACTATTGAGGCCCTGAATAAAGGCGGTATTTACCGTTATATTAGTAAGCCTTGGGAGGATGAAGATCTCAAACGGACCATTGAAGAGGCTTTGAAAGTAAAGCGTCTTGAGCGTGAGCGAAACCAATTATTGGTCATCACTCATAAGCAAAATAAAAAGCTCAAATCCTTTAACTCGGAACTAGAAAGTAAAGTAGAAGAGCGTACCCAAGAACTTAACCGAACTATGGGGTTGCTGGATAAGTCCTACTCTGAATTGATTGACAGCTATGACACCTTTATTCGCGTGTTTTCAACGGTTGTTTCAAGTCGATTCCAAACCGAGCGTCAACGCCCTGCAATGGTGGGAGAGCTTGCGGGTGAAATCGCCGAAATGTGTGATCTCCCTGAACACATCTGCAAACAAGTGGCTTATGCCGGCTTACTCCATGAACTAGGAAAGATCAGTTTACCTGATGAAGTACTCGATCAATGTGAGTCAAAACTCTCGGACGAACATTTCAAGCAATACCGAAAATACCCAACGGTCGGTGCATCTATCCTAATGAGCATTAAAGGCCTCGATGAGTGCGCCCGCTTCATTAATGAACACATGGAAAACCTGGATGGCACAGGCTTTCCAAAACGCCTGGATCGTCAGGAAATATCCTACGGAGCCAAAATACTAAGAATTGCAAAAGACTTCGTAGGTTTGCAACTGGCCCTTCTCTTCGAAGCACCTCGCGACGCCAATGGTGCGTTTGCCTATATCAAAAGCCGCTCAGGGAAAGTTTACGAAACCAAGCTAGTCAACAAACTGCATAAGCTTGTTGGAAAGTATGACCTTTGCAATCTTGCTCCGAATGAATCAGCAATGGAAGTAATGGCACTGCATCCAGGAATGATCACGGCCCGAGATGTTGTTAACAATTACGGTATTTTGCTCATTGCCAAAGGACGCATGATCACAGAGAAAAATATTGAGCAATTAGCCACCATTGAAACAATTGAAGAATGTAAGCTGCGAATATTGATAGAAAATAGTAGTATCGAGAACAAATAG
- a CDS encoding sensor histidine kinase: protein MNHQKACTDQSLVEIFDAFKMTLNNCGLAWIWQQAEYSANINNALYSESPESITDIPPEIIFNTALEIHKEGVWQEAKVEYEDTPYSAHVFSVAISASQASIVILLTKAGAPRPSLDREVLYLFANSMGLKRALMQTQEDLDDLQNHMRYQVVWSECIEWTKNIIREDSSLYSELLTRLVIISNSSQGAIFVQDKPALNAFKGGTELELKEKLDHFKERKEVEELRGYFVENNPYKAKNPETGELFDHVLLGPARSAARNRNALIVLFKSAEKEPYSVTDRAYIEQIISSVFMGLDKNSLMRALAKSNKALKQERETQKELIQQLQEAQEQLLQSEKMASIGQLAAGVAHEINNPIGFVKTNISVLGSYSKTLLEKFKQVRQRLVDEKDQGMLAFFDEIAEEIDLEDLEEDLPDLLDDANDGISRVSSIVQDLKDFSRTDSGNFEHCDLQVPLNKALNIAHNEIKYKVDVETDFAELPEIQMVESQICQVALNFIVNAAHSIDKKGTITITTEQLSDEMVQFSITDTGHGIEKEHLKKIFDPFFTTKPIGKGTGLGLSLSYGIIQRHHGIIHVDSEVGVGTTFTTILPVKQPMEGEQRELSCG from the coding sequence ATGAATCATCAAAAAGCATGTACAGACCAGTCACTGGTTGAAATCTTTGATGCGTTCAAAATGACATTAAACAACTGTGGGCTTGCTTGGATTTGGCAACAGGCAGAGTACAGTGCAAACATTAATAATGCACTTTACTCTGAATCGCCCGAGAGCATTACCGACATCCCCCCTGAAATCATCTTCAATACAGCATTGGAAATACACAAAGAAGGTGTTTGGCAGGAAGCAAAAGTCGAGTATGAAGACACCCCCTATTCTGCACATGTATTTTCAGTAGCAATCAGTGCCTCTCAGGCTTCTATCGTCATATTACTGACCAAAGCTGGAGCGCCTCGGCCTTCACTTGACAGAGAAGTTCTATATCTCTTTGCCAATTCTATGGGCCTTAAACGAGCATTAATGCAGACCCAGGAAGATTTAGATGACCTGCAAAACCACATGAGATACCAAGTGGTCTGGTCTGAATGCATTGAATGGACAAAAAACATTATTCGGGAAGACAGCAGCTTATACAGCGAGTTACTCACTCGATTGGTCATCATTAGTAATTCCTCCCAAGGCGCGATCTTTGTTCAGGACAAACCCGCGTTAAATGCGTTTAAAGGCGGAACAGAACTAGAGCTAAAAGAAAAGCTTGATCACTTCAAAGAACGCAAAGAGGTGGAAGAACTCCGAGGGTACTTTGTTGAAAACAATCCCTATAAGGCCAAAAACCCGGAGACGGGAGAATTATTCGACCACGTGCTCCTTGGGCCAGCGCGCAGTGCCGCCCGAAACAGAAACGCATTAATTGTGTTGTTCAAGTCAGCAGAAAAGGAACCCTACTCTGTTACTGATCGCGCTTATATCGAGCAAATTATTTCTTCTGTCTTTATGGGGCTGGATAAAAACAGTCTGATGCGTGCGCTGGCAAAATCGAATAAAGCCTTAAAGCAAGAGCGAGAAACACAAAAAGAATTAATTCAGCAGCTACAAGAAGCACAAGAACAACTGCTCCAATCCGAAAAAATGGCCTCAATCGGTCAACTTGCCGCTGGTGTAGCTCATGAAATTAATAACCCTATTGGCTTTGTAAAAACCAACATTTCAGTTTTAGGGTCTTACAGCAAAACCCTTTTAGAAAAATTCAAGCAAGTCAGACAGAGATTGGTCGATGAAAAAGACCAAGGAATGCTTGCCTTTTTTGATGAAATTGCAGAAGAAATTGACTTAGAAGACCTTGAAGAAGATCTGCCTGATCTACTGGATGATGCAAATGACGGGATATCCAGAGTCAGTAGCATTGTTCAGGATCTTAAAGACTTTTCCCGCACAGACTCAGGAAACTTTGAGCACTGTGATTTGCAGGTTCCTCTCAATAAAGCACTAAATATCGCTCATAACGAAATCAAGTATAAAGTCGATGTAGAAACCGATTTCGCCGAATTACCTGAAATTCAAATGGTCGAATCGCAAATCTGTCAGGTCGCGCTAAACTTTATAGTTAATGCCGCCCACTCCATTGATAAGAAAGGCACCATAACCATCACCACGGAGCAACTTTCTGATGAAATGGTTCAGTTCTCAATCACAGATACCGGGCACGGCATCGAGAAAGAGCATTTGAAAAAAATATTCGACCCATTTTTTACGACAAAACCCATAGGAAAAGGAACGGGGCTTGGACTGTCCCTTTCGTATGGAATCATTCAACGTCATCACGGAATCATACATGTGGACAGCGAAGTCGGTGTAGGAACAACCTTTACGACCATTTTACCTGTGAAACAACCAATGGAAGGAGAACAGCGTGAACTCTCCTGTGGTTAA